Proteins encoded in a region of the Flavobacterium sp. MDT1-60 genome:
- a CDS encoding GntR family transcriptional regulator — MLNEAQEKFVFVINHDSDIPKYQQLVNGINNAIAENILQKGDLLPSVNAICKENQLSRDTVFKAYTILKDQNVIDSVPNKGYYVSGETRKVLLVLDTFKAYKEVLYHSFVNNLPDNVITDVQFHHYNIDVFKTIINNSVGKYYKYVVMNFDDKEVAPTLSAISNDKLLLIDWNIHSKKENNYIFQDFGKSFYNALKEAVDLFKKYKSIHFIYPDYTSHPKETVVFFKKFCTDFNFENEIITDAKKFNIEKGIAYISISDRILGHFLEQCKEKDLEPGEDVGFLSYNETPMKKFIYKGISVVSTDFKELGTKAAAFITHDEVVQCYIPTNLILRESL, encoded by the coding sequence ATGTTAAACGAAGCGCAGGAAAAATTTGTATTTGTAATCAATCACGACAGTGATATTCCGAAATACCAGCAGTTGGTCAACGGAATAAATAATGCCATTGCAGAGAATATTCTGCAAAAAGGAGATTTGCTTCCGTCTGTAAATGCAATTTGTAAAGAAAATCAGTTGTCAAGAGATACTGTTTTTAAAGCTTACACTATTTTGAAGGATCAGAATGTAATTGATTCTGTTCCGAATAAAGGCTATTACGTTTCAGGCGAGACACGAAAAGTGCTTTTGGTATTAGATACTTTCAAGGCCTATAAAGAAGTTTTGTATCACTCGTTTGTGAATAATTTGCCGGACAATGTAATTACCGATGTGCAGTTTCATCACTATAATATTGATGTTTTTAAAACCATCATTAATAACAGTGTCGGGAAATATTACAAATATGTGGTAATGAATTTTGATGATAAAGAAGTAGCGCCCACATTATCGGCAATTTCGAATGATAAATTGCTTTTGATTGATTGGAATATCCATTCAAAAAAAGAGAATAATTATATTTTTCAGGATTTCGGGAAATCATTTTATAACGCACTGAAAGAGGCTGTTGATTTGTTTAAAAAGTATAAAAGCATTCATTTTATTTATCCTGATTATACGAGTCATCCAAAAGAAACAGTAGTGTTTTTTAAGAAATTTTGTACCGATTTTAATTTTGAAAACGAAATTATTACCGATGCAAAAAAGTTCAATATCGAAAAAGGAATTGCTTACATCAGTATCAGCGACAGGATTTTAGGACATTTTTTAGAGCAATGCAAAGAGAAGGATTTAGAGCCTGGAGAAGATGTTGGCTTTTTATCTTACAATGAAACGCCAATGAAGAAATTTATATACAAAGGAATCTCGGTTGTATCAACTGATTTTAAGGAACTAGGAACAAAAGCTGCGGCATTTATCACGCATGATGAAGTTGTGCAGTGTTATATACCAACAAATTTAATTTTAAGAGAATCATTATAA
- a CDS encoding xylulokinase yields the protein MYYIGYDIGSSSVKVAIVEAETGKKIIVLNEPQNEMEIVSLHSDWAEQDPEIWWQHICTATKRAIREANIDASKIQGVGISYQMHGLVIVDDACNPLRNSIIWCDSRAVEIGNKAYAEIGAEKCSEHLLNSPGNFTASKLKWVKENEPEIYKKIYKYMLPGDYIAYKLTGKVTTTKNGLSEGMLWDYKENKVANWLLDYYGIDQSLTPEIVENFTNQGTLNEKASKESGLPVGIPVVYRAGDQPNNALALNVLNPGEVAATGGTSGVFYAVSEMSTGNKTNRVNNFVHVNYEVETPRIGKLLNINGAGIQYRWLRNNMGDETYESMNRKASKIAIGSEGVVVIPFGNGAERMFNNKNIGTHFLNLNLNIHHSAHLFRASLEGIAFSFVYGMECLKDDNATINVIRAGNDNLFRSEIFSNTVATLIGHEIEIYNTTGAVGAARAVGLKDGDYNKFGSSITTNDHVMTFLPLKNKEPYEKAYQKWKQELELILTNK from the coding sequence ATGTATTATATAGGATATGATATTGGAAGCTCGTCTGTAAAAGTAGCTATCGTTGAGGCTGAAACAGGCAAAAAAATAATTGTTTTGAATGAGCCGCAAAACGAAATGGAAATTGTGTCGCTACATTCTGATTGGGCGGAACAGGATCCTGAAATTTGGTGGCAGCACATTTGCACGGCTACCAAAAGAGCTATTCGTGAAGCTAATATAGATGCATCTAAAATTCAGGGCGTTGGTATTTCCTATCAGATGCACGGATTGGTTATTGTGGATGATGCATGCAACCCTTTGCGTAACTCCATTATTTGGTGCGACAGCCGAGCGGTTGAAATTGGAAATAAGGCTTACGCCGAAATAGGGGCAGAAAAATGTTCAGAGCATTTGTTGAATTCTCCGGGAAATTTCACCGCTTCAAAATTAAAGTGGGTGAAGGAAAACGAACCTGAAATCTATAAGAAGATTTATAAATATATGTTGCCGGGTGATTATATTGCCTATAAACTTACCGGAAAAGTAACCACAACAAAAAATGGTTTGTCTGAAGGAATGCTTTGGGATTATAAAGAAAACAAAGTGGCCAACTGGTTGTTGGATTATTACGGAATCGATCAGTCGTTGACTCCGGAGATCGTTGAAAATTTTACCAATCAGGGAACTTTAAACGAAAAGGCTTCAAAAGAATCAGGACTTCCTGTTGGAATTCCGGTTGTTTACAGAGCAGGAGATCAGCCGAATAATGCCTTGGCATTAAATGTTTTAAATCCGGGAGAAGTGGCGGCAACAGGCGGAACTTCCGGAGTTTTTTATGCCGTAAGCGAAATGTCTACAGGAAATAAAACAAACAGGGTTAACAATTTTGTACACGTTAATTACGAAGTTGAAACACCCCGAATAGGTAAATTATTAAACATAAATGGCGCCGGAATTCAGTATCGCTGGCTGCGCAATAATATGGGTGATGAAACTTACGAATCAATGAATCGTAAAGCTTCAAAAATTGCAATTGGATCTGAAGGTGTAGTGGTAATTCCGTTTGGAAATGGTGCTGAGCGTATGTTCAACAACAAAAATATCGGAACTCACTTTTTAAATCTGAATTTAAATATTCACCACAGTGCGCATTTATTCAGAGCTTCTCTGGAAGGAATTGCCTTTTCATTTGTGTATGGAATGGAATGTTTAAAAGACGACAATGCTACAATTAATGTCATCAGAGCCGGAAACGACAATTTGTTTCGTTCTGAAATTTTCTCCAATACCGTTGCTACATTAATTGGACACGAAATCGAAATTTACAATACAACGGGAGCAGTTGGCGCGGCAAGAGCAGTTGGTTTAAAAGATGGTGATTACAATAAATTTGGTTCAAGTATTACAACGAACGATCACGTAATGACTTTTTTACCATTGAAAAACAAAGAGCCGTATGAAAAGGCATATCAGAAATGGAAACAAGAATTAGAATTAATATTAACAAATAAATAA
- the xylA gene encoding xylose isomerase — MIVLGNKEYYKGIGQIKFEGKESDNPLAFKYYNPDQVVAGKTMREHFRFAIAYWHTFCGQGSDPFGPGTQHFPWDQPTDAIAAAKEKADAAFEFITKMGFDYYCFHDYDLVNEGATFAESESRLATITEYLKEKQAASGVKLLWGTANCFSNPRYMNGAATNPDFNVLARAGGQIKLALDATIALGGENYVFWGGREGYMTLLNTDMGRELDHMGQFLAQARDYARAQGFKGNFFIEPKPMEPMKHQYDFDSATAIGFLHKYGLEKDFKMNIEVNHATLAQHTFQHEMEVAAKAGMLGSLDANRGDYQNGWDTDQFPNNIQEVTEAMLVFLKAGGLQGGGVNFDAKIRRNSTDMEDVFLAHIGGADTFARALLTADKIITSSPYDKLRTQRYSSFDSGNGKAFEEGKLSLTDLYKIAQENGELNLQSGKQELFENIINQYI, encoded by the coding sequence ATGATAGTTTTAGGAAATAAAGAATACTACAAAGGTATAGGTCAAATTAAATTTGAGGGAAAGGAATCAGATAATCCTTTAGCATTTAAATATTACAATCCAGACCAGGTTGTAGCTGGAAAAACAATGCGTGAGCACTTTAGATTTGCGATTGCTTACTGGCATACTTTCTGCGGACAGGGAAGTGATCCATTCGGACCTGGAACGCAACATTTTCCTTGGGATCAGCCTACAGATGCTATCGCTGCCGCAAAAGAAAAAGCAGATGCAGCATTCGAATTCATTACCAAAATGGGATTTGACTATTACTGTTTTCACGATTATGACTTGGTTAATGAAGGAGCTACTTTCGCAGAATCAGAAAGCAGATTGGCTACCATTACAGAATATTTGAAAGAAAAACAAGCCGCTTCCGGAGTGAAATTACTTTGGGGAACTGCAAACTGTTTTTCTAATCCAAGATATATGAACGGTGCTGCTACTAATCCGGATTTTAATGTATTGGCAAGAGCTGGAGGTCAAATAAAATTGGCATTGGATGCTACTATTGCTTTAGGAGGAGAAAACTATGTATTCTGGGGAGGTCGTGAAGGTTATATGACTTTGCTGAACACAGATATGGGAAGAGAATTGGATCATATGGGACAATTCCTGGCTCAGGCAAGAGATTACGCAAGAGCACAAGGATTCAAAGGAAATTTCTTCATTGAGCCAAAACCTATGGAACCAATGAAACACCAATATGATTTTGATTCGGCTACAGCTATTGGATTTTTGCATAAATACGGCTTAGAGAAAGATTTCAAGATGAACATCGAGGTGAATCACGCTACATTAGCTCAACACACTTTTCAACACGAAATGGAAGTAGCTGCCAAAGCGGGAATGTTAGGAAGTTTAGATGCAAACAGAGGTGATTACCAAAACGGATGGGATACCGATCAATTCCCAAATAACATCCAGGAAGTTACAGAAGCAATGTTGGTTTTCTTAAAAGCAGGTGGACTACAAGGTGGAGGAGTTAATTTTGATGCAAAAATTAGAAGGAACTCTACAGATATGGAAGATGTATTCTTAGCTCACATTGGTGGGGCCGATACTTTTGCCAGAGCATTATTAACGGCTGACAAAATTATCACATCTTCTCCTTATGATAAATTAAGAACACAACGTTATAGTTCTTTCGATTCTGGAAACGGAAAAGCTTTTGAAGAAGGAAAATTAAGTCTGACTGATTTATATAAAATTGCCCAGGAAAATGGTGAATTGAATTTACAAAGCGGTAAACAAGAATTGTTCGAAAATATCATCAATCAGTATATTTAA
- the fsa gene encoding fructose-6-phosphate aldolase has product MKFFIDTANLEDIKEAQALGVLDGVTTNPSLMAKEGITGKDSILKHYLAICNIVDGDVSAEVISTDFDGMIREGEELAALHKQIVVKLPMIADGIKACKYFSDKGIRTNVTLVFSPGQALLAAKAGATYVSPFLGRLDDISTDGMHLISEIREIYDNYAFNTQILSASIRHTMHVVNCAKVGSDVMTGPLSSIKGLLKHPLTDIGLNQFIEDAKRCSFK; this is encoded by the coding sequence ATGAAATTTTTTATAGACACTGCCAATTTAGAAGATATTAAAGAAGCTCAGGCTTTAGGCGTTTTAGATGGCGTTACGACAAATCCGTCCTTAATGGCCAAAGAAGGAATTACAGGAAAAGATAGTATTTTGAAACATTATCTGGCTATCTGCAATATTGTAGACGGAGACGTTTCTGCAGAAGTTATTTCGACAGATTTTGACGGAATGATTAGAGAAGGCGAGGAACTTGCGGCTTTGCACAAGCAAATCGTAGTGAAGTTGCCAATGATCGCTGACGGAATTAAAGCGTGTAAATATTTTTCAGATAAAGGAATCAGAACCAATGTTACTTTAGTTTTTTCGCCGGGACAAGCTTTATTGGCTGCAAAAGCCGGTGCAACTTATGTATCTCCGTTTTTAGGAAGACTGGATGACATCTCAACAGACGGAATGCATTTGATTTCAGAAATCAGAGAGATTTATGATAATTATGCTTTCAATACTCAAATACTTTCAGCTTCTATCAGACATACGATGCACGTAGTGAATTGTGCCAAAGTAGGATCTGATGTAATGACCGGACCATTATCGTCTATTAAGGGATTGTTGAAACATCCTTTGACAGATATTGGACTAAATCAATTTATTGAAGATGCTAAAAGATGCAGCTTTAAGTAA